The following are encoded together in the Roseobacter denitrificans OCh 114 genome:
- a CDS encoding divergent polysaccharide deacetylase family protein — MARGFIKGVVSGAGVSLTAVAVLSIMSDLPANRAQVEGAAAGDSVAAPEVIAPDAGDASAAAVRLVAPELAGPTPDTLTDLLPDTLAPAAVPQTGSIADMQAAQTPDAMSATGLQPPRAATPRTTLGQGGALQAPTAETGVSLRTAPDPNASAAEAQAAPVAQDATTAQRRDGPEVTTDIPALDMPVLVGPQGTISSDPAQPPIPDIPASTGAFDAVPEAERGSGVVAALTPPDPAAPSQDIAQQPPEVAPAPTQPVPAPVASGEIALVNPQADANVPKVGAEALQKPAPQRRAILPDDSADAQVEADQSVAAPLDVAAPENTVAAPLSIQPAPAPSTAPPLDAVALADTAALLPDTEDAPVESRSGQDVRVNQLPTLGAAPQQEGAGGPERTAQEPETAGPEAALTPFARFATGFENPDAKPLMAVVLMDTGRDLSSATVGLAALNALPFPVTFAVDALRPDAAARMKAYRDAGFEVLATVDLPAGATAADAEVNLSVALQAVPEALGVLEGVETGVQTSADAGRQVARILAQTGHGFVTQNRGLNSIQKLAAREGVPSGVVFRDLDAEGQSSLLIRRFLDQAAFRAAQEGDVIMLGRVSEETLAALMKWTLQDRASTVAMAPVSAVLAIR, encoded by the coding sequence GTGGCCAGAGGATTTATCAAAGGTGTGGTGTCGGGGGCCGGTGTGAGCCTCACCGCGGTAGCGGTGTTGTCGATCATGAGTGATCTGCCGGCCAACAGGGCGCAGGTGGAAGGCGCGGCGGCGGGCGATTCTGTCGCAGCGCCCGAGGTCATCGCCCCGGATGCGGGCGACGCATCGGCGGCTGCGGTCAGGCTGGTTGCGCCGGAACTGGCAGGGCCGACGCCGGATACATTGACAGACCTGCTGCCTGATACGCTCGCCCCGGCGGCCGTGCCCCAAACCGGGTCTATTGCCGATATGCAAGCGGCGCAGACCCCGGATGCAATGTCCGCGACCGGCCTTCAACCGCCCCGGGCCGCGACGCCCCGCACAACATTGGGGCAGGGTGGTGCGCTGCAAGCGCCCACGGCTGAAACCGGCGTTTCGCTGCGCACCGCGCCCGACCCGAACGCGTCTGCGGCAGAGGCGCAAGCCGCGCCCGTCGCACAAGATGCAACGACGGCACAGAGGCGTGATGGACCTGAGGTCACGACAGATATCCCGGCGTTGGACATGCCCGTGCTGGTCGGGCCGCAGGGGACAATTTCCAGTGACCCGGCGCAGCCGCCAATTCCGGATATCCCGGCAAGCACAGGCGCCTTTGACGCCGTTCCCGAGGCGGAGCGCGGATCAGGGGTGGTCGCGGCGCTGACGCCACCAGACCCTGCCGCGCCATCCCAGGACATCGCGCAACAGCCGCCCGAAGTCGCGCCCGCGCCGACCCAACCTGTTCCAGCACCTGTTGCGTCCGGCGAAATCGCTCTGGTCAACCCGCAGGCAGATGCCAATGTGCCCAAAGTCGGCGCAGAGGCTCTGCAAAAGCCAGCACCGCAACGCCGTGCAATACTGCCCGATGACAGCGCGGATGCGCAGGTGGAAGCGGATCAATCGGTTGCAGCACCCCTGGATGTCGCGGCGCCCGAAAACACTGTGGCCGCGCCGCTGTCCATCCAACCTGCGCCTGCCCCATCGACTGCACCGCCGCTGGATGCCGTGGCACTGGCGGATACTGCCGCGCTCTTGCCTGATACCGAGGACGCGCCGGTTGAGAGCCGTTCTGGTCAGGACGTGCGCGTGAACCAACTCCCGACACTCGGGGCAGCACCGCAACAGGAGGGGGCCGGTGGCCCTGAGCGCACCGCACAGGAACCGGAAACAGCAGGACCCGAGGCTGCGCTGACACCATTTGCCCGGTTCGCGACCGGTTTCGAGAACCCGGATGCAAAGCCGTTGATGGCGGTTGTCCTGATGGATACAGGCCGCGATCTGAGCTCTGCTACGGTTGGGCTTGCTGCTTTGAACGCGCTTCCCTTTCCGGTCACATTTGCCGTAGACGCGCTGCGCCCGGATGCTGCTGCGCGTATGAAAGCCTATCGCGATGCCGGTTTTGAAGTGCTCGCAACCGTTGATCTGCCCGCCGGGGCAACTGCCGCCGATGCCGAGGTGAACCTCTCCGTGGCGCTGCAAGCGGTGCCCGAGGCGCTCGGCGTTCTGGAAGGGGTCGAAACAGGCGTGCAGACGAGCGCGGATGCCGGGCGGCAAGTGGCCCGGATTCTGGCCCAGACGGGACATGGGTTTGTCACTCAGAACCGTGGCCTCAATTCGATACAGAAGCTGGCGGCGCGCGAGGGTGTGCCTTCGGGCGTGGTGTTTCGCGACCTGGATGCGGAGGGCCAGAGCTCTTTGCTGATCCGGCGCTTTCTGGATCAGGCTGCTTTTCGCGCGGCACAGGAAGGGGATGTGATCATGCTGGGCCGGGTCAGTGAGGAAACGCTCGCCGCTCTGATGAAATGGACGCTGCAAGACCGCGCATCGACCGTTGCAATGGCCCCGGTAT
- a CDS encoding anthranilate synthase component II — MLLLIDNYDSFTYNLLHYLGSLGADVEIRRNDALTVQDAMAMNPAGILLSPGPCDPDQAGICLALTLAAAETKTPLMGVCLGHQTIGQAFGGKVVRAKDIVHGKLGEIRHSGTGVFEGLPTPFAATRYHSLVVDQDSLPDSLTVTAALDDGTIMGLQHRALPIHGVQFHPESIRSEHGHALLQNFLNDMKVAA; from the coding sequence ATGTTACTGCTGATCGACAACTACGACAGTTTTACCTACAACCTGTTGCACTATTTGGGCAGTTTGGGCGCCGATGTCGAGATCAGGCGCAATGATGCGCTCACCGTACAGGATGCGATGGCCATGAATCCGGCGGGAATCCTCTTATCGCCGGGCCCATGTGACCCGGATCAGGCGGGTATCTGTCTTGCCCTGACGCTTGCGGCAGCCGAAACGAAAACACCGCTCATGGGCGTGTGTCTCGGCCATCAGACCATCGGGCAGGCCTTCGGTGGCAAGGTTGTGCGGGCGAAAGACATCGTGCACGGCAAACTGGGCGAGATTCGCCATTCCGGAACGGGCGTCTTCGAAGGCCTGCCGACGCCTTTTGCCGCGACCCGGTATCATTCGCTGGTGGTTGACCAAGACAGCCTGCCGGACAGCCTGACGGTAACGGCGGCGCTCGACGACGGCACGATCATGGGGCTGCAGCACCGCGCGCTGCCCATTCACGGTGTTCAGTTTCACCCCGAATCCATTCGGTCCGAACACGGGCATGCGCTGCTGCAGAACTTTTTGAACGACATGAAGGTTGCCGCATGA
- the trpD gene encoding anthranilate phosphoribosyltransferase — MSDALKPLIGAAADRALSRAEAEDAFRILFEGEATPSQIGGFLMALRTRGETVAEYAAAASVMRAKCNAVKAPAGAMDIVGTGGDGKGTLNISTATAFVVAGAGVVVAKHGNRNLSSKSGAADALSQMGLNVMVGPEVVERALAEAGIGFMMAPMHHPAIAHVMPTRAELGTRTIFNILGPLTNPAGVKRQLTGAFSRDLIRPMAQTLGALGSEKAWLVHGSDGTDELTITGVSWVAALGPDGSVTDMEIHPEDAGLPVHPFEAIVGGTPAQNAADFKALLAGEASAYRDAVLLNAAAALVVADAASTLQDGVEMAATSIDSGAAARKIEAVAQITQAT, encoded by the coding sequence ATGAGCGACGCGTTGAAACCGCTGATCGGGGCGGCGGCAGACCGGGCGTTGAGCCGTGCGGAAGCGGAAGATGCCTTTCGGATCCTGTTCGAGGGCGAGGCGACGCCAAGCCAGATTGGCGGGTTTCTGATGGCCCTGCGCACGCGCGGCGAGACGGTCGCGGAATATGCTGCGGCGGCCTCTGTGATGCGCGCGAAATGCAACGCGGTCAAGGCCCCCGCCGGGGCGATGGACATCGTCGGGACGGGCGGTGATGGCAAAGGGACGCTCAATATTTCAACCGCCACCGCCTTTGTTGTAGCGGGTGCGGGCGTCGTGGTGGCCAAACATGGCAATCGAAACCTCAGTTCAAAATCCGGCGCGGCGGATGCGCTGAGCCAGATGGGTCTGAACGTCATGGTCGGCCCGGAGGTGGTTGAAAGGGCGCTGGCAGAGGCCGGTATCGGCTTTATGATGGCCCCGATGCACCACCCGGCCATCGCGCATGTGATGCCCACGCGCGCCGAACTGGGCACCCGCACCATCTTTAATATCCTCGGTCCCCTGACCAACCCGGCAGGTGTCAAACGCCAGCTGACGGGCGCGTTTTCGCGCGATCTGATCCGCCCCATGGCGCAGACGCTGGGCGCATTGGGATCAGAAAAGGCATGGTTGGTGCATGGCTCTGACGGGACCGACGAATTGACGATCACGGGGGTCAGCTGGGTGGCGGCACTGGGGCCGGACGGCAGTGTGACGGACATGGAAATTCATCCCGAGGACGCGGGCCTGCCTGTCCATCCGTTTGAAGCCATCGTTGGCGGTACCCCTGCGCAGAACGCGGCGGATTTCAAGGCACTGCTGGCCGGTGAGGCCTCTGCCTATCGCGATGCGGTCCTGCTGAATGCAGCGGCGGCCCTTGTGGTGGCGGATGCAGCAAGCACCCTGCAGGACGGTGTGGAAATGGCCGCCACATCCATCGACAGCGGCGCGGCGGCGCGTAAAATCGAGGCTGTTGCACAGATCACGCAAGCCACGTGA
- a CDS encoding uracil-DNA glycosylase, protein MPALGGWHALPFFAKTWPGISDVLAREIAPVLPPREEIFAALERTQPQHTRVVILGQDPYPTPGHAHGFAFSAAAQTRPLPRSLSNIFKEMDADLGAAPRHADLRFWADQGVLLLNTALTVRAHEAGSHAKLGWHALTQQVLAHLDDHPRAFLLWGAHAQKAARDVDPIRHLKIETAHPSPLSARRGFFGSRPFSRVNDWLQAQGHQAINWSNPPEAP, encoded by the coding sequence GTGCCTGCGCTCGGTGGTTGGCACGCGCTGCCGTTTTTCGCGAAAACCTGGCCGGGCATCAGTGACGTCCTGGCGCGCGAAATAGCGCCGGTCCTGCCGCCCCGGGAGGAGATTTTCGCCGCCCTTGAGCGCACACAACCCCAGCATACGCGCGTCGTGATCCTCGGTCAGGACCCCTATCCGACCCCCGGTCACGCCCATGGGTTTGCCTTTTCCGCCGCAGCACAAACGCGGCCCCTGCCCCGGTCATTGTCCAACATCTTCAAGGAGATGGATGCGGACCTTGGTGCTGCGCCGCGCCATGCGGATCTGCGGTTTTGGGCGGATCAGGGTGTGCTGTTGCTCAACACGGCCCTGACGGTGCGCGCCCATGAGGCCGGATCGCACGCGAAACTCGGATGGCATGCGCTGACGCAACAGGTGCTGGCACATCTTGACGACCATCCGCGCGCCTTTTTGTTGTGGGGGGCGCATGCGCAAAAGGCGGCGCGCGACGTCGACCCCATCCGGCATCTGAAGATTGAAACCGCGCATCCCTCGCCGCTGTCGGCGCGGCGCGGCTTTTTCGGCTCCCGCCCCTTCAGCCGGGTGAATGACTGGTTGCAGGCGCAGGGCCATCAGGCCATAAACTGGAGCAATCCGCCGGAGGCCCCATGA
- the trpC gene encoding indole-3-glycerol phosphate synthase TrpC, translating to MTQTILDKIKAYKLEEIARDKAETPLEAVEALAREASPVRPFAEALFRASTEGYGLIAEIKKASPSKGLIRADFDPAVLAAAYAEGGATCLSVLTDTPSFQGAKDYLVAARAACDLPVLRKDFMYDPYQVAEARSLGADCILIILASVSDAQAQELEEAASEWGMDCLLEVHDAEELERASMLKSRLMGINNRNLKTFETTLDTTRQLSKSVPADRLIVSESGLNTPEELADIARYGARIFLIGESLMRQDDVTLATKKLLEKPAMAGGM from the coding sequence ATGACACAGACGATCCTTGATAAAATCAAAGCCTACAAACTCGAAGAGATTGCCCGCGACAAAGCCGAAACGCCGCTTGAGGCGGTGGAGGCCTTGGCGCGAGAAGCCAGCCCCGTGCGCCCCTTTGCCGAAGCTCTGTTCCGGGCCTCGACCGAAGGCTATGGGCTGATCGCCGAGATCAAGAAAGCCAGCCCTTCCAAGGGTCTGATCCGCGCGGATTTTGACCCCGCGGTGCTGGCGGCGGCCTATGCGGAAGGCGGTGCGACCTGTTTGTCGGTGCTGACCGACACGCCCAGTTTTCAGGGGGCCAAGGACTACCTCGTGGCAGCGCGTGCGGCTTGCGATCTGCCGGTGTTGCGCAAGGATTTCATGTATGACCCCTATCAGGTGGCCGAGGCGCGCAGTCTGGGTGCCGATTGCATCCTGATCATCCTCGCCTCCGTCAGTGATGCGCAGGCGCAGGAACTGGAAGAGGCCGCGTCCGAATGGGGCATGGATTGCCTGCTCGAAGTGCATGACGCCGAAGAGCTTGAGCGCGCCAGCATGCTGAAGAGTCGACTGATGGGCATCAACAATCGCAACCTCAAGACCTTTGAGACCACGCTGGACACGACGCGGCAATTGTCCAAATCCGTGCCGGCGGATCGGCTGATCGTGTCTGAATCCGGCTTGAACACGCCCGAGGAACTGGCCGATATCGCCCGCTATGGCGCGCGTATCTTCCTGATCGGGGAAAGCCTGATGCGGCAGGATGATGTGACGCTGGCCACGAAAAAGCTGCTTGAGAAACCTGCCATGGCGGGGGGGATGTAG
- the moaC gene encoding cyclic pyranopterin monophosphate synthase MoaC — MSGKLTHFDGKGDAQMVNVGDKAITDRIAVATCFIRMKPETHEIITHGRAKKGDVLGVARLAGIMAAKRTSDLIPLCHPLPITKVAVELTPDAQLPGVRIEATVKTTGQTGVEMEALTAANIAALTVYDMCKAVDKGMEVGGLHVVLKDGGKSGRYEAP, encoded by the coding sequence GTGAGCGGCAAGCTGACCCATTTTGATGGCAAGGGCGATGCCCAGATGGTGAATGTGGGGGACAAAGCGATCACGGACCGGATCGCGGTGGCCACATGCTTCATCAGGATGAAACCCGAAACCCATGAAATCATTACGCACGGCCGCGCGAAAAAGGGTGATGTGCTTGGTGTGGCGCGGCTGGCAGGGATCATGGCGGCTAAGCGCACGTCCGATCTGATCCCGCTGTGTCATCCGCTGCCGATCACCAAGGTCGCCGTGGAACTTACGCCTGATGCGCAATTGCCCGGCGTGCGGATTGAGGCCACGGTCAAGACAACGGGCCAGACCGGTGTCGAGATGGAGGCGCTGACAGCGGCCAATATCGCCGCCCTCACCGTCTATGACATGTGCAAGGCCGTCGACAAGGGGATGGAGGTCGGTGGCTTGCATGTCGTTTTGAAAGATGGCGGCAAATCCGGCCGGTACGAAGCGCCATGA
- the glp gene encoding molybdopterin molybdotransferase MoeA produces the protein MISVAEALAQLFALVEEVDSEIVPLRNAAGRVLARDAVAARTQPPFAASAMDGYALRASEVEPDAMFKVIGEAAAGHAFDGPVGPGQCTRIFTGAPVPEGADQVVLQEDVTRRGDLITLGHRVEAKSNIRPAGGDFKAGDTLKAPRVLSPSDIALLASMNIAEVPVARAPTVAIVATGDELVAPGEDPGPDQIIASNSYGLAALLEKHGAHCRLLPIARDTEESLTAVLELASTADLIITIGGASVGDHDLVAPVAEKMGMERAFYKVAMRPGKPLMAGRLGTSALVGLPGNPVSAMVCGTIFVVPLLRAMLGLGRAAATRGQLPLAQALPSNGPREHYMRACRTAEGLVAFDRQDSSLLSILSNADALLVRPPHAPAAPIGTLVDYIDL, from the coding sequence ATGATCTCTGTCGCTGAGGCGCTGGCGCAGCTGTTTGCGCTGGTGGAAGAGGTTGACAGCGAGATCGTACCGCTGCGCAATGCCGCTGGCAGGGTGCTGGCCAGGGACGCCGTCGCGGCGCGCACGCAACCGCCGTTTGCCGCCTCCGCCATGGATGGTTATGCCCTGCGCGCCAGCGAAGTCGAACCGGACGCCATGTTCAAGGTCATCGGCGAGGCTGCGGCAGGTCATGCGTTTGATGGCCCTGTCGGACCCGGCCAATGCACGCGCATTTTCACCGGCGCGCCCGTTCCCGAGGGGGCGGATCAGGTGGTGCTGCAAGAGGATGTCACCCGGCGCGGCGATCTGATCACGCTGGGCCACAGGGTGGAGGCGAAATCGAACATCCGACCGGCGGGGGGTGATTTTAAAGCCGGCGACACGCTGAAGGCGCCGCGCGTTCTGTCCCCGTCTGATATTGCGCTTTTGGCTTCGATGAACATCGCCGAGGTGCCGGTCGCGCGCGCGCCCACGGTCGCGATTGTTGCAACGGGCGATGAGCTGGTCGCCCCCGGCGAAGACCCCGGACCGGATCAGATCATCGCCTCCAACAGCTACGGGCTGGCGGCTTTGCTGGAAAAACACGGCGCACACTGCCGCCTGTTGCCCATCGCACGCGACACCGAAGAGAGCCTGACCGCGGTGCTTGAACTGGCGTCAACGGCCGATCTTATCATCACCATTGGCGGTGCCTCTGTCGGCGATCATGATCTGGTGGCGCCGGTGGCCGAGAAAATGGGAATGGAGCGCGCGTTCTACAAAGTGGCAATGCGCCCCGGCAAACCCCTTATGGCGGGGCGGCTTGGGACGTCGGCCCTCGTTGGCTTGCCCGGAAACCCTGTATCTGCAATGGTTTGCGGGACGATCTTTGTTGTGCCCCTGCTGCGCGCCATGCTCGGGTTGGGACGGGCGGCGGCAACGCGCGGTCAGCTGCCGCTCGCCCAAGCCCTACCGTCCAACGGGCCGCGCGAACACTACATGCGCGCATGTCGGACGGCGGAAGGGCTGGTCGCCTTTGATCGTCAGGACAGCTCCTTGTTAAGCATCCTGTCGAACGCGGACGCCTTGCTCGTCAGACCGCCGCACGCGCCCGCGGCACCAATCGGGACTCTGGTCGATTACATTGATCTGTAA
- the lexA gene encoding transcriptional repressor LexA codes for MLTKKQLDLLEFIHKRVQRDGVPPSFDEMKEALDLRSKSGIHRLITALEERGFIRRLAHRARAIEIVKLPETLGGAARGGFTPRVIEGDKPDAPLPAGAQAVSSADAVALPLVGRIAAGLPIEAINQNSASVAVPGQMLSGKGDHYALEVKGDSMIDAGINDGDVVVIRETSVADNGDIVVALIEDHEATLKRYMRKGSSIALEAANPAYETRVFTEDKVKVQGKLVGLIRTY; via the coding sequence ATGCTCACCAAGAAGCAGTTGGATTTGCTGGAATTCATTCATAAACGCGTGCAGCGGGACGGCGTCCCCCCAAGTTTTGACGAGATGAAAGAAGCGCTGGATCTGCGGTCCAAATCCGGCATTCACCGGCTGATCACGGCGCTTGAGGAACGCGGCTTTATCCGCCGCCTTGCCCACCGCGCCCGTGCGATCGAGATTGTGAAACTGCCCGAAACGCTTGGCGGTGCCGCGCGCGGCGGATTTACGCCGCGCGTGATTGAAGGCGACAAACCCGACGCACCATTGCCCGCCGGTGCGCAGGCCGTCAGCAGTGCGGATGCGGTTGCGCTGCCCCTGGTAGGTCGTATCGCGGCAGGTCTGCCGATCGAGGCGATCAACCAGAATTCTGCCAGCGTGGCGGTGCCGGGGCAGATGCTGTCTGGCAAGGGCGATCACTATGCACTTGAAGTCAAAGGCGATTCCATGATCGACGCGGGGATCAACGACGGCGACGTGGTGGTGATCCGCGAAACCTCTGTCGCCGACAATGGCGATATTGTCGTGGCCCTCATCGAAGATCACGAAGCGACGCTGAAACGCTATATGCGCAAGGGCAGCTCCATCGCGCTGGAGGCGGCCAACCCGGCCTATGAAACGCGGGTATTTACCGAAGACAAGGTCAAGGTGCAGGGCAAATTGGTAGGACTGATCCGCACCTATTGA
- a CDS encoding ComEC/Rec2 family competence protein, with protein MGSVFLNPCLSSAVNGGKTVLLAAIRSQLLHQRGYLFEWAPVCLAVGIGIYFSLRFEPAQAHLAGLAGLAVLVLILSRFLGEAFSPLAIALTLVATGFLLAAHRAHDMSGPVMGWRYYGPIEGRVVNLDRSSSDALRITLDEVTLENLRPERTPLRVRISLHGDQSHSVTPAPGMRIMTTGHLSPPGGPVEPGGFDFQRHAWFMQLGAVGYTRVPILAIAPASEGNAGLAVFRVRMAAAEHILNVLPGDTGGFAVAVTTGARSAISQQALDDLRASNLAHLLAISGLHMGLLTAFVFGLIRSILALIPPIALRWPTRKLAAGGALIVASGYLALSGGNVATERAFVMVAVALCAIMVNRRAISLRSVAIAAIIVLVLRPEALLGPGFQMSFAATTALVAVFGFMRDYKIMIGPKWVQPVVAVLLASGISGLATAPVGAAHFNTISHYGLIANLLSVPVMGSVVVPAAVLALCLAPLGLDWLGLWIMGVGLRWILEVGSFVAGLDGARSYVAGPGAAVLPMIALGFLWLVLWQGRARLIGVVPVLLAFWLWQGTVRPIGLIAENGTLVGLMTEDGRALSKAKGAGFIARNWLENDGEAVAQAEAAARWDKSLAGVLPEGGHLVHLSGKRAAAGFDGCDARDIVVSSVELNPTGFDCDVFDPIRLRGVGAVAIHHDKAGLRLVSVKDLTGTRLWTRWRAPKDRSQ; from the coding sequence ATGGGGAGCGTATTTCTAAACCCGTGTCTATCCAGTGCGGTGAACGGGGGCAAGACGGTGCTGCTTGCAGCCATCAGATCACAATTGCTGCATCAGCGCGGGTATCTCTTTGAATGGGCACCGGTTTGTCTGGCCGTGGGTATCGGAATTTATTTTTCCCTGCGCTTTGAACCGGCGCAGGCGCATCTTGCAGGCCTTGCTGGTCTGGCGGTTCTGGTGTTGATCCTGTCGCGGTTTCTGGGGGAGGCGTTCAGCCCGCTGGCCATTGCGCTGACCCTCGTGGCCACGGGCTTTCTACTCGCCGCGCACCGCGCCCATGATATGTCCGGCCCGGTGATGGGCTGGCGCTACTACGGTCCGATCGAGGGGCGCGTGGTCAACCTTGACCGCAGCAGTTCAGACGCGCTGCGCATAACTCTTGATGAGGTCACGCTCGAAAACCTGCGCCCTGAACGCACACCGCTGCGCGTGCGCATCTCGCTGCACGGCGATCAAAGCCATAGCGTGACGCCTGCGCCGGGCATGCGCATCATGACGACGGGGCATTTGTCGCCCCCCGGTGGGCCGGTTGAACCGGGCGGTTTTGATTTTCAGCGGCATGCGTGGTTTATGCAACTCGGCGCGGTTGGCTACACGCGCGTGCCCATTCTGGCGATTGCCCCGGCGAGCGAGGGCAACGCCGGGCTGGCGGTTTTCCGGGTGCGCATGGCAGCGGCCGAACACATCCTGAACGTGCTGCCGGGCGATACCGGCGGCTTTGCGGTGGCGGTCACGACGGGCGCGCGATCCGCCATCAGCCAGCAGGCGCTTGATGATCTCAGGGCATCGAACCTTGCGCATCTGCTCGCAATTTCGGGTCTGCATATGGGTCTTTTGACGGCCTTCGTCTTTGGTCTCATCCGCAGCATTCTGGCCCTGATCCCGCCGATTGCCCTGCGCTGGCCGACGCGCAAGCTGGCCGCCGGAGGCGCGTTGATTGTTGCCAGCGGTTATCTCGCCCTGTCCGGGGGCAATGTCGCGACCGAGCGTGCCTTTGTCATGGTCGCCGTGGCGCTCTGTGCCATCATGGTGAACCGGCGCGCGATCAGCCTGCGTTCCGTCGCGATTGCGGCCATCATCGTACTCGTCCTGCGTCCCGAAGCTTTGCTCGGACCGGGGTTCCAGATGTCATTCGCCGCGACCACGGCGCTGGTGGCTGTCTTTGGCTTCATGCGGGATTACAAGATCATGATCGGGCCGAAATGGGTGCAGCCGGTTGTGGCCGTTCTGCTGGCATCGGGTATTTCCGGACTGGCCACGGCACCCGTTGGCGCGGCACATTTCAACACGATCTCACATTATGGTCTGATTGCGAACCTGCTGTCCGTCCCGGTGATGGGCAGCGTCGTGGTGCCGGCTGCGGTGCTGGCACTGTGTCTTGCACCGCTCGGGCTGGATTGGCTGGGGCTGTGGATCATGGGGGTCGGACTGCGCTGGATCCTTGAGGTCGGCAGCTTTGTGGCGGGCCTTGATGGCGCGCGGTCATACGTTGCGGGCCCCGGGGCCGCTGTGCTGCCCATGATTGCGCTGGGGTTCTTGTGGCTGGTGTTGTGGCAGGGGCGCGCGCGGCTGATCGGTGTTGTGCCGGTGCTGCTGGCGTTCTGGCTCTGGCAGGGGACCGTGCGCCCGATTGGGTTGATCGCGGAAAACGGCACCCTCGTGGGCCTCATGACCGAAGACGGTCGCGCGCTCAGCAAGGCAAAGGGGGCGGGGTTCATTGCACGCAATTGGCTCGAAAACGACGGCGAAGCGGTGGCGCAAGCGGAGGCTGCGGCGCGTTGGGATAAAAGCCTCGCCGGCGTGCTGCCGGAGGGCGGCCACCTCGTGCATCTGTCGGGCAAACGGGCAGCGGCGGGTTTTGACGGGTGTGACGCGCGGGACATCGTGGTCAGCTCGGTCGAACTGAACCCGACCGGGTTCGACTGCGATGTGTTTGATCCGATACGCCTGCGCGGCGTCGGGGCGGTCGCCATTCATCATGACAAGGCCGGACTTCGACTTGTCTCGGTCAAGGATTTGACGGGCACGCGCCTCTGGACCAGATGGCGCGCCCCAAAAGACCGCAGTCAATAG